A region of Paenibacillus thiaminolyticus DNA encodes the following proteins:
- the rsgA gene encoding ribosome small subunit-dependent GTPase A, with translation MNTFTLRDYGFTPQHDPLHTDGTYARVTAVHKQHYSLITEQGECLARLKAGIYFNNCTEEFPTTGDFVQIQYNPDGESLIIRTLPRKSKFARNDLSGHAANFAKTVKEQTVAANFDYVFIMQSLNHDFNPRRIERYLALSWQSGAIPVVILTKADLITDTSEYLAAVNQIAIGVAVYVISAKTGEGIDGLSDYLTKGNTIVFLGSSGVGKSSLVNKLAGKEMMRVSDIREDDSKGKHTTSHRQLILLSSGVMVIDTPGMRELGMWEASEGIREGFSDVERYLGHCKFSDCGHAGDPGCAVRAAIQNGELPKERWDSYLALRREAAFVEDKAAYLRNKTAQIVASKVIERQQKRGGKHR, from the coding sequence ATGAACACTTTTACACTACGTGACTACGGCTTCACGCCGCAACATGATCCACTACACACAGATGGAACCTACGCAAGGGTTACCGCTGTGCATAAACAACATTACAGCCTCATAACCGAGCAGGGGGAATGCCTTGCGCGACTGAAGGCGGGTATCTATTTCAACAACTGTACCGAAGAATTCCCTACCACCGGGGATTTCGTGCAAATTCAATATAATCCCGACGGCGAAAGCCTGATTATCAGAACGCTGCCACGCAAATCGAAATTTGCTCGAAATGACTTATCCGGTCATGCGGCTAACTTTGCAAAGACCGTAAAAGAGCAGACGGTGGCCGCCAATTTCGACTACGTATTCATCATGCAATCGCTAAACCATGACTTCAATCCGCGTCGGATTGAACGTTATCTGGCTTTATCATGGCAATCGGGCGCCATTCCCGTTGTCATCCTGACTAAAGCGGATTTGATAACCGATACCTCGGAATATCTTGCGGCGGTGAATCAAATAGCAATCGGGGTTGCGGTTTATGTCATTAGTGCAAAAACCGGTGAGGGCATAGACGGACTTTCCGACTATCTCACAAAAGGGAACACTATTGTGTTTCTCGGCTCTTCCGGTGTAGGAAAATCAAGCCTTGTCAATAAGCTTGCAGGAAAGGAAATGATGAGGGTTAGCGATATCCGCGAGGATGACAGCAAAGGCAAGCATACCACTTCTCATCGCCAATTAATTCTCCTGAGCAGCGGCGTTATGGTCATTGATACGCCGGGGATGCGCGAGCTTGGCATGTGGGAGGCCTCCGAAGGCATCCGTGAAGGATTCTCCGATGTGGAGCGTTATCTGGGTCATTGCAAATTCTCCGACTGCGGGCACGCAGGTGACCCGGGTTGTGCCGTCAGAGCCGCCATACAAAACGGTGAGTTGCCGAAGGAGCGTTGGGACAGCTATCTCGCTCTCAGAAGGGAAGCCGCATTCGTAGAGGACAAAGCTGCCTATTTGCGCAACAAAACGGCCCAGATCGTGGCTTCAAAAGTAATAGAGAGACAGCAAAAAAGAGGAGGAAAACATAGATGA
- a CDS encoding phosphotransferase enzyme family protein, with product MSITYQAAAATAQSLLLPAIKKLYGLEGYSFSQIPPHDGGRNLVYTCHKAEAQDMVIRISFLDDRSKDDFLGELEYICYLHEHGGSVSNVIHSKNGRLLEEIQHEGQVFFICLFERAPGKQLAENHYRYRDGAPLTEYFYNCGKTLGKLHQLSKAYQPTRRRYDFFDKYNKTYIEQIVPDFLSPTVKEKLFRILEQLQGLNRHSDHYGMVHFDYSDGNYNIDYDNGQITVFDFDNSCFCWYMYDLAGLWGHGVGWIQFEKDVNKRMKFMEGYFETVLDGYRSETDLDDAMLEQLPLFIQTTILENMIDAFEVAQHNGEQVECDEALLYLIKCLEEDIPYKGFFHDIYSFEAPFQYEENKR from the coding sequence ATGAGCATAACCTACCAAGCAGCGGCCGCAACAGCACAAAGTCTGTTATTGCCCGCAATTAAGAAACTATATGGTTTAGAGGGCTACTCCTTTTCCCAAATTCCACCGCATGACGGCGGTAGAAATCTGGTGTACACCTGCCATAAAGCAGAAGCACAGGATATGGTCATCCGAATCTCTTTTCTGGACGACCGCAGCAAAGATGACTTTCTGGGCGAGCTCGAATATATCTGTTATTTGCACGAACACGGAGGCAGTGTATCCAATGTCATCCACTCCAAGAATGGTCGGCTTCTGGAAGAAATTCAGCATGAGGGTCAAGTCTTCTTTATCTGTTTGTTCGAACGGGCCCCAGGGAAGCAGCTTGCGGAAAACCACTACCGTTATCGGGATGGAGCGCCACTGACCGAATACTTCTACAACTGCGGCAAAACGCTTGGCAAGCTGCACCAATTGTCCAAAGCCTACCAGCCCACCCGGCGGAGATACGATTTCTTCGATAAATACAATAAAACCTATATAGAACAAATAGTTCCCGACTTCTTGTCGCCGACGGTCAAGGAGAAATTGTTCCGTATTCTTGAGCAATTGCAGGGGCTCAACAGGCATTCCGATCATTATGGCATGGTTCATTTTGATTACAGTGACGGAAACTATAACATCGATTACGATAACGGACAGATTACGGTATTTGACTTCGACAACTCCTGTTTCTGCTGGTATATGTACGACTTGGCGGGTCTGTGGGGACATGGCGTTGGCTGGATTCAATTCGAAAAAGACGTAAACAAACGGATGAAGTTTATGGAAGGCTATTTTGAGACTGTTCTGGACGGCTATCGCTCCGAAACTGATCTTGATGATGCTATGCTGGAGCAATTGCCTTTATTTATTCAAACGACTATCTTGGAGAATATGATTGACGCATTTGAGGTGGCACAACATAACGGAGAGCAAGTGGAGTGCGACGAAGCATTGTTGTACCTTATCAAATGTTTGGAGGAAGACATCCCATATAAAGGATTTTTCCACGACATTTATTCATTCGAAGCGCCTTTTCAATACGAGGAAAACAAGAGGTAA
- a CDS encoding alpha/beta hydrolase — translation MLKDHFKISNIPTVLWGDKSEKIFIAVHGNMSNKEDAVIQILAEEANQKGYQVLSFDLPEHGERKNDNTPCKVQFCVSELSIIMNYAKEHWKEVSVFACSMGAYFSLLAYQNDVLEKALFLSPVVNMERIIENMMKWFNVTPELLQKEMTIETPIGQKLYWDYLCYVKEHPINTWNTDTYIMYGAKDELCEFETINYFTKKHRCELEVMETGEHYFHTEEQLKIFEQWLHKHID, via the coding sequence ATGCTTAAAGATCATTTTAAAATTAGTAATATTCCCACGGTTTTATGGGGAGATAAGAGTGAAAAAATTTTTATTGCAGTACATGGAAATATGTCAAATAAGGAAGATGCAGTTATTCAAATATTAGCTGAAGAAGCCAATCAAAAAGGTTATCAAGTATTAAGCTTTGATTTACCTGAGCATGGAGAAAGAAAAAATGATAATACTCCTTGCAAAGTACAGTTTTGTGTTAGTGAATTATCTATAATTATGAATTACGCAAAAGAACATTGGAAAGAAGTAAGCGTGTTTGCATGTAGTATGGGAGCTTATTTTAGCCTTTTAGCCTATCAAAATGATGTGTTAGAAAAGGCATTATTTTTATCACCAGTAGTTAATATGGAACGAATTATCGAAAATATGATGAAATGGTTTAATGTAACACCAGAGCTTTTGCAAAAAGAAATGACTATAGAGACACCTATTGGTCAAAAGTTATATTGGGACTATTTATGCTATGTAAAAGAACATCCTATTAATACATGGAATACAGATACATATATTATGTATGGAGCCAAAGATGAACTGTGCGAATTTGAAACTATTAACTATTTTACAAAAAAACATCGTTGTGAATTAGAAGTCATGGAAACAGGTGAACATTACTTTCATACTGAAGAACAGTTAAAGATATTTGAACAGTGGTTACACAAACATATCGATTAA
- a CDS encoding MBL fold metallo-hydrolase: protein MFSKKSSMGIILLLCITLLLSACSGEASTTNTESEETQKPAVDLKITPFNPGEKGLFPVTSSLIEGPNEVLLVDAQIEKNNAEQLVKMIRDTGKKLTTVYISHKDPDFYFGLSTIREAFPDVKIVATPATVEEIKATIQLKSDYWSPILKENAPTALIVPDVLDGDKLTVDGEIVQVIGLDGSAPTHTVLWVPSKKTILGGVPIYENLHVWMADNQTPESRDQWREILERILALKPERVIPGHYLDKSSEDTSSVVFTRDYIAEFEAAAKQAKNSAELTAAMQKAYPDLKNTSDLEMGAQVIKGELSWP, encoded by the coding sequence ATGTTTAGTAAGAAATCATCGATGGGAATTATTTTGTTGCTTTGTATCACGTTATTGCTGAGCGCATGCTCCGGCGAGGCGAGTACGACGAATACCGAGAGCGAAGAAACTCAGAAGCCAGCGGTGGACCTCAAGATCACGCCGTTCAACCCTGGAGAAAAGGGCCTCTTCCCCGTCACCTCTAGCCTGATCGAAGGACCGAACGAGGTACTGCTCGTCGATGCTCAGATCGAAAAGAACAACGCCGAGCAACTGGTCAAGATGATCCGCGACACCGGAAAGAAACTGACTACGGTATATATCAGCCACAAGGATCCGGATTTCTACTTCGGCCTGTCGACGATCCGCGAGGCATTTCCTGACGTGAAGATCGTTGCCACCCCGGCCACTGTGGAAGAGATCAAGGCAACCATCCAGCTCAAAAGCGATTACTGGAGTCCGATTCTAAAAGAAAACGCCCCAACCGCGCTGATCGTCCCTGATGTCCTGGACGGGGACAAACTGACGGTCGATGGCGAAATCGTGCAGGTGATCGGTCTCGACGGTTCGGCTCCAACTCATACCGTCCTGTGGGTTCCGTCGAAAAAGACCATCCTGGGTGGTGTGCCGATCTACGAGAACCTGCATGTCTGGATGGCAGACAACCAGACCCCGGAGAGCCGTGACCAATGGCGGGAGATTCTGGAGCGGATTCTTGCCCTGAAGCCGGAACGGGTTATCCCGGGCCATTATCTGGACAAGAGCTCCGAAGATACATCCAGCGTCGTATTTACCCGTGACTACATTGCAGAATTTGAAGCTGCGGCGAAGCAGGCCAAAAATTCCGCTGAGCTGACTGCAGCGATGCAGAAGGCCTATCCAGATTTAAAGAACACAAGTGATCTGGAAATGGGCGCCCAGGTGATCAAGGGTGAACTGTCCTGGCCATGA
- a CDS encoding MerR family transcriptional regulator, which yields MKEVSRILGIPKDTLRYYDRIGLVSPSREHNSYRSYSKEDLIGLMNIQIMKYADFSLEEIKEKFQFHRMQSVDPAYYQEVAEFLDSKKAETRKKIAHLEKVSQLLDVAIESLRDFNHESDQRLAAFVREIYRDLHKKDPGITKEDCDGREN from the coding sequence ATAAAAGAGGTTTCACGGATACTTGGTATCCCGAAGGATACGCTTCGGTACTATGACCGTATTGGACTCGTATCACCGTCCAGGGAACACAATTCTTACCGCAGTTATTCTAAGGAGGACCTCATCGGTTTGATGAATATTCAAATCATGAAGTATGCGGACTTTTCTCTAGAAGAAATCAAAGAGAAGTTTCAATTCCACAGAATGCAGAGTGTAGATCCTGCTTATTACCAGGAGGTCGCTGAATTCCTTGATTCCAAAAAAGCAGAAACGCGCAAAAAAATTGCACATCTTGAAAAGGTCAGTCAGTTGCTAGACGTAGCAATTGAATCACTAAGGGACTTTAACCATGAAAGTGACCAGCGGCTGGCAGCGTTCGTTCGGGAGATTTACCGGGATCTGCACAAGAAGGATCCTGGAATAACTAAGGAGGATTGTGATGGACGTGAAAATTAA
- a CDS encoding IS3 family transposase: MFFTRYSNNHSVTALDELRTRINEYIPFYDTERYQWTLKKMTPNEYRNHLLAT; the protein is encoded by the coding sequence ATTTTTTTCACGCGGTATTCTAACAACCACTCTGTTACTGCACTTGACGAGCTTCGTACCCGCATTAATGAGTACATACCCTTTTACGACACTGAGCGGTATCAGTGGACATTAAAGAAGATGACCCCTAACGAATATAGGAATCATCTTCTGGCAACGTAG